A single region of the Thermoanaerobacterium aotearoense genome encodes:
- a CDS encoding DUF4351 domain-containing protein, which yields MKDNNLDISYQNNDIILKSMAWEFKDKSLKFYGINVPKIVTVIPANLPSIEVKEDRLDFIFLLEDDSLLHMEFQTTNKKADIKRFLQYDTRLYSKYEKTIRTVVIYSGKIEEAISRLDIGSIIYNVEQVFLAKYDGDKIYEELNEKIDKKLRLTDIDKLNLIFLPLMGSKKSSDEMAIDAVELAKKIEDEDEKTYIIGALIGISDKFLTEEYKNKLKGAIKMTKIAEMLIQEGKAEGKAEGKAELIIKQLKKRFNKIPEFYVKRMYELNVDKLEKIGENIFDINKIEDLDKYFNDN from the coding sequence GTGAAGGATAATAATTTAGACATATCTTATCAGAATAACGATATAATATTAAAATCAATGGCATGGGAATTTAAAGATAAATCGCTTAAGTTTTATGGGATAAATGTACCTAAAATAGTAACAGTTATACCAGCGAACTTGCCGTCAATTGAAGTCAAAGAAGATAGACTGGATTTTATATTTCTATTGGAAGATGACTCATTGCTGCATATGGAATTTCAAACGACAAACAAAAAAGCCGATATAAAAAGATTTTTGCAGTATGACACAAGGCTTTATAGTAAATATGAGAAAACAATAAGAACTGTTGTAATATATTCTGGTAAAATAGAAGAAGCGATTAGTAGATTAGACATTGGATCAATAATATATAATGTAGAACAAGTATTTTTAGCAAAATATGATGGTGACAAAATATATGAAGAATTGAACGAAAAAATTGACAAAAAACTACGATTGACAGATATAGATAAGCTAAATTTAATATTTTTGCCGCTGATGGGAAGCAAAAAAAGCAGTGATGAGATGGCAATAGATGCGGTAGAACTTGCGAAAAAGATAGAAGATGAAGATGAAAAGACATATATAATTGGTGCATTGATAGGAATAAGCGATAAATTTCTGACAGAGGAATATAAAAATAAGTTGAAAGGAGCGATAAAAATGACTAAGATAGCCGAAATGTTAATACAAGAAGGTAAAGCTGAAGGCAAGGCTGAAGGTAAAGCTGAATTAATAATAAAACAATTGAAAAAAAGATTTAACAAAATACCAGAATTTTATGTAAAAAGGATGTATGAATTAAATGTAGATAAATTAGAAAAGATAGGTGAGAATATATTTGATATAAATAAGATAGAAGACCTAGATAAATACTTTAATGATAATTAG
- a CDS encoding glycosyltransferase family 4 protein, whose protein sequence is MMKILHIINSLNIGGAETLITNYLIYAKNNIKTDINDLCILYDSDTFLYDRLFRNGITIYNLRLKHKYDIGAIFKLIRLINEEKYDIVHVHLFPALYFCSIASYFTKKINYIFTEHSNYNSRRKYIIFKSIDYFFYRKYRKIICVSDNVKNELIKWLPSLNERSVVIYNGILEKRGEISFIEKNFEYDILFVGSLRSNVKGADILLMALRHIMNKFDKAVIVGDGKLKNDLINLRNKLGLKNKVEFLGFREDIETILEKSKVFVLPSRWEGFGLVIVEAMSKGKPIIASNVGGIPEIIKNGKTGILVEPGNELELANAIEKLLNNKKYAAYLGENAYNDAINRFSIETYVKNLRKLYMSLKI, encoded by the coding sequence ATGATGAAAATTTTACACATTATTAACAGTTTAAATATAGGTGGTGCAGAAACATTAATTACAAATTATTTAATTTATGCAAAAAATAATATAAAAACAGATATAAATGATTTGTGTATTTTATACGATTCTGACACCTTTTTATATGATAGATTATTCAGAAATGGGATTACAATATACAATTTAAGATTAAAACATAAATATGATATAGGTGCTATTTTTAAGTTAATTAGACTTATTAATGAAGAAAAGTATGATATAGTACATGTTCATTTATTTCCAGCACTTTATTTTTGTTCAATTGCTTCATATTTTACAAAAAAAATAAATTACATTTTCACAGAACACAGCAATTACAATAGTAGAAGAAAATATATCATTTTTAAGTCAATTGATTATTTTTTTTATAGAAAGTATAGAAAAATAATATGTGTAAGTGATAATGTAAAAAATGAGTTAATTAAATGGTTGCCGTCATTAAATGAAAGATCTGTTGTAATATATAATGGAATTTTAGAAAAAAGAGGTGAAATAAGTTTTATTGAAAAGAATTTTGAATATGATATTTTATTTGTGGGTTCATTAAGGAGTAATGTGAAAGGTGCTGATATATTGTTGATGGCATTAAGACATATAATGAATAAGTTTGATAAAGCTGTAATCGTTGGTGATGGAAAGCTAAAAAATGATTTGATTAATTTGAGAAATAAGTTAGGATTAAAGAATAAAGTGGAATTTCTAGGTTTCAGAGAAGATATTGAAACAATATTAGAAAAATCAAAAGTGTTTGTATTACCTTCAAGGTGGGAAGGATTTGGGCTTGTAATAGTTGAGGCTATGTCAAAAGGGAAGCCTATTATAGCATCTAATGTAGGTGGTATACCGGAAATTATAAAAAATGGTAAAACAGGAATACTAGTGGAGCCAGGGAATGAGTTAGAGTTAGCTAATGCTATTGAGAAATTATTAAATAATAAAAAATATGCGGCGTATTTAGGGGAAAATGCATATAATGATGCTATAAATAGATTTTCAATTGAAACATATGTAAAAAATCTGAGAAAACTATATATGAGTTTAAAAATATAA
- a CDS encoding glycosyltransferase family 4 protein codes for MKDKILFIATVESHILNFHIPFIQYFQNKGCEVHVATKLGNRQDELKKLGIVCYDIDFERSPYSFSNLKALNQLIKIMREDKYSLVHVHTPVGAFLGRLAAKITGTKPVIYTAHGFHFYKGASIKNWLVYYTMERLAAHWTDGLITMNDEDYNAAKRFKLRKNNAVFYVHGVGLDIDKYNMSDENKRKQTRKAFGFDEKDIVILTVAELNANKNHKQILDSLIKLKSLDNVYYLIVGIGEYECYLKKYVKENGLSGKVKLLGFRHDIPDLLNISDIFALTSMREGLPRCIMEAMAAGKPVVATDVRGNRDLVRDGVNGYLVPLDDVNATVDALQNLSENEDLRKKMGDEGRKIIQDYSIDKVLKEMDEIYKKYYV; via the coding sequence TTGAAAGACAAAATTTTATTTATAGCAACAGTTGAATCACATATATTAAATTTTCATATTCCTTTTATACAGTATTTTCAAAATAAAGGATGTGAAGTTCATGTTGCGACGAAATTGGGAAATAGACAAGATGAACTGAAAAAATTAGGAATTGTATGTTATGATATTGATTTTGAAAGATCCCCATATTCATTTTCTAATTTAAAAGCACTTAATCAGTTAATAAAGATAATGAGAGAAGATAAATATTCTCTAGTTCATGTTCATACACCTGTTGGTGCTTTTTTAGGACGTTTAGCTGCAAAAATAACAGGGACAAAACCTGTGATATATACTGCTCACGGTTTTCATTTCTATAAAGGAGCATCAATAAAGAACTGGCTTGTTTATTATACCATGGAGCGTTTAGCTGCTCATTGGACTGATGGTCTTATAACAATGAATGATGAAGATTATAATGCGGCAAAGAGATTTAAGCTGAGAAAAAATAACGCAGTATTTTATGTACATGGTGTTGGACTGGATATTGATAAATATAATATGAGTGATGAAAATAAACGAAAACAAACGAGAAAAGCTTTTGGTTTTGATGAGAAAGATATTGTAATATTAACTGTTGCAGAATTAAATGCAAATAAAAATCATAAACAGATATTAGATTCATTGATAAAATTAAAGAGTCTTGACAATGTATATTATTTAATTGTAGGGATAGGTGAATATGAGTGTTACTTAAAAAAGTATGTAAAGGAGAATGGGTTAAGCGGCAAAGTTAAATTATTAGGTTTTAGACATGATATACCAGATTTATTAAATATTTCGGACATATTTGCCTTGACTAGTATGAGAGAAGGCTTACCGAGATGTATAATGGAAGCAATGGCTGCAGGGAAACCAGTTGTAGCAACAGACGTAAGAGGAAATAGAGATTTAGTGAGAGATGGAGTAAATGGCTATTTAGTGCCTTTAGATGATGTAAATGCAACTGTTGATGCTTTGCAAAATTTGAGTGAAAATGAAGATTTAAGAAAGAAGATGGGAGATGAGGGGAGGAAAATTATTCAAGATTACTCTATTGACAAAGTTTTAAAGGAGATGGATGAGATTTATAAAAAATATTATGTGTAA
- a CDS encoding IS110 family transposase — MSFLPNYISVGIDVAADFSWFCILTPDGREFKKPFKVDHDNADSLKNAALSIKKAEEQFSMKSKIFLESTGIYHFPLFCHLKELGFEVFVINPLITNSNKNIGIRKVKNDRLDAKRIAVTGYSPDTKVSVMPAELILNLRCLCREYYSLVDNRTSYVNKLKAQLHIVFPGFCNVFSDVTGIAAISLLKRFPTPEDVINAQSDEIVKLISTSSRKGLNYAKAKYDKLFKAAKNALNFRYNLPSVYDVLKVYIYFIEEFDKKINLILSKIKAFVDENKSEKFVQQIYYLDSIPGVGFLSAVTLMCEIGDFSAFRKPKQLFAYFGVDPSVNESGHFKGTDNKMSKRGSKIARRVLYAIALAPVRVKRNGTAINPVLYDYYQKKKESKPKKVALGAIMHKISDIVFAVLRDNKPFVLKTPDEHQLQYQNIHKAA, encoded by the coding sequence ATGAGTTTTTTGCCTAATTATATTAGTGTCGGTATTGATGTCGCTGCTGATTTTAGCTGGTTTTGCATCTTGACACCTGATGGAAGGGAGTTTAAAAAGCCATTTAAGGTTGATCACGATAATGCTGATTCCCTTAAAAATGCTGCTCTGTCAATTAAAAAGGCAGAAGAGCAATTCTCCATGAAATCTAAGATATTTCTGGAGTCTACGGGAATCTACCATTTCCCACTCTTCTGCCACCTAAAAGAATTAGGATTTGAGGTTTTTGTTATTAATCCTCTCATTACTAATTCTAACAAAAATATTGGTATAAGAAAAGTGAAAAATGATAGACTTGATGCAAAACGTATTGCTGTTACTGGTTATTCGCCTGATACTAAGGTTTCTGTTATGCCCGCTGAGTTAATTTTAAATCTTAGATGTTTATGCAGAGAGTACTATAGCCTTGTCGATAATCGTACTTCTTATGTGAATAAGCTTAAAGCTCAATTGCATATTGTTTTCCCTGGTTTTTGCAATGTTTTCTCTGATGTTACTGGAATCGCAGCTATCTCTCTGTTAAAAAGATTTCCAACACCAGAGGATGTTATTAATGCTCAGTCTGATGAAATAGTTAAGCTTATTTCAACGTCATCCAGAAAAGGCTTGAATTATGCTAAAGCTAAGTATGATAAGTTGTTTAAAGCTGCTAAAAATGCTTTGAATTTCAGGTATAATTTACCTTCTGTCTATGACGTACTAAAAGTGTATATTTATTTCATAGAAGAATTTGATAAAAAGATTAATCTAATATTATCTAAAATCAAGGCATTTGTGGATGAAAATAAGTCTGAGAAATTTGTACAGCAAATTTATTACCTCGATTCTATACCTGGTGTTGGTTTTCTATCAGCGGTTACTCTTATGTGTGAAATAGGCGATTTTTCAGCATTTAGAAAGCCTAAGCAGCTTTTTGCATATTTTGGTGTGGATCCTTCTGTTAATGAATCTGGTCATTTTAAAGGTACTGACAATAAAATGTCCAAAAGAGGTTCTAAAATTGCCAGGCGTGTTCTCTATGCCATTGCTTTAGCTCCTGTAAGGGTTAAAAGAAATGGCACAGCAATAAATCCTGTACTTTATGATTATTACCAGAAAAAGAAGGAATCGAAACCTAAAAAAGTAGCTCTTGGAGCAATTATGCACAAGATTTCAGATATTGTATTTGCTGTTCTAAGAGATAATAAGCCTTTTGTATTAAAGACACCTGATGAACACCAACTACAATATCAAAACATTCATAAAGCTGCTTAA
- a CDS encoding zinc ribbon domain-containing protein encodes MFEYLGKLNSKGNYVRKMRIKLQYWAKQKIHEKVCDIAHSYGIRVSWINPKNSSALAFVGIGKVIRSNKKDICEFTTGKKYHADLNALYNIGARYFIREILNPLSEKERSQYQAKDR; translated from the coding sequence GTGTTTGAGTATTTAGGAAAATTAAACTCAAAAGGCAATTATGTACGAAAAATGAGAATAAAACTGCAATACTGGGCAAAACAAAAAATACATGAAAAAGTATGTGACATAGCACACAGCTATGGAATAAGAGTATCATGGATCAATCCTAAAAACTCATCAGCATTAGCATTTGTTGGTATAGGAAAAGTGATAAGGAGTAACAAAAAAGATATATGTGAGTTCACAACAGGCAAGAAATATCATGCGGATTTAAATGCATTGTACAATATAGGTGCAAGGTATTTCATAAGAGAAATATTAAATCCTCTTTCTGAAAAGGAGAGGTCGCAATATCAGGCAAAAGATAGGTAG
- a CDS encoding O-antigen ligase family protein, protein MNKLVNILYFLWVFLMLQADLKVTVNPYIDWFFTFVLFVPVIMFNIKKLKISFKKYYIILLPSNLLIISMLLSSFNSSIQINNIFQSIKLILLFFVIFPILNLDDNYEKISFDAFILSSIVNFGLIIVGKLFLKSVAWEAAYLRYGTIFNMPGSLYKPGIFILPYVLYIILNKFSVNYLILLITACGLIFFDGSRSGFIGLIFATLYIIMIYLSENVKFRSINIKKLNYYIILNTIFIILLIAIINENLIPGLDRIDMFLNKIYNYGLISGTIHSDPVRYQMIQKAINHITSSPIIGNGFGVTNVKGTVIHNTYLQSWADMGILGFISLILLYFSWLLILPKVINKIRYIKDFRYRGLIYNSIFSLFLYDLLGLFHPMSVEPSEWITFFVPYTIFINYYWKEIYDKSSKSINICDSSSI, encoded by the coding sequence ATGAATAAATTGGTAAATATCTTATATTTTTTATGGGTTTTTTTGATGTTACAGGCAGACTTAAAAGTTACAGTAAATCCTTATATTGATTGGTTTTTTACTTTTGTTTTGTTTGTACCAGTTATCATGTTTAATATTAAAAAATTAAAAATAAGCTTTAAGAAATATTATATAATTCTTTTACCATCTAATTTGTTAATTATTTCAATGTTGTTATCTAGTTTTAATAGTAGTATTCAAATTAATAATATTTTTCAAAGTATAAAATTAATTTTATTGTTTTTCGTAATTTTTCCAATACTTAATTTAGATGACAATTACGAGAAAATATCGTTTGATGCTTTTATTTTGTCTTCAATTGTCAATTTTGGTTTAATAATAGTTGGAAAGTTATTTTTAAAATCTGTAGCTTGGGAAGCTGCATATCTAAGGTATGGAACAATTTTTAATATGCCGGGTTCGTTATATAAACCGGGTATATTTATATTACCGTATGTATTATATATTATACTGAATAAATTTTCTGTCAATTATTTGATATTATTAATTACAGCGTGTGGGCTTATATTTTTTGATGGTTCAAGATCAGGATTTATAGGATTAATATTTGCAACATTATATATAATTATGATTTATTTGTCTGAGAATGTTAAATTTCGTAGTATAAATATAAAAAAGTTGAATTATTATATTATTTTAAATACTATTTTTATAATATTATTAATTGCTATTATTAATGAAAATTTGATACCAGGATTAGATAGAATCGATATGTTTTTAAATAAAATATATAATTATGGATTAATAAGTGGTACAATACATTCAGATCCAGTGCGATATCAAATGATACAGAAAGCAATAAATCATATAACAAGTTCTCCAATAATTGGTAATGGTTTTGGTGTGACTAATGTTAAAGGTACAGTAATACATAATACTTATTTACAATCATGGGCTGATATGGGTATTTTAGGTTTTATTTCATTGATTTTATTGTACTTTTCATGGCTTTTGATTTTACCAAAAGTTATAAATAAAATAAGATATATCAAGGATTTTAGATATCGAGGGTTAATTTATAATAGTATATTTTCATTGTTTTTATATGATTTATTAGGCCTTTTTCATCCAATGAGTGTGGAACCATCAGAATGGATTACTTTTTTTGTCCCGTACACAATTTTTATAAATTATTATTGGAAAGAAATATATGATAAGTCTTCAAAAAGCATTAATATCTGCGATAGCAGTAGTATTTAA
- a CDS encoding sugar transferase translates to MRIHINKFFKLSKFFVFIVDLLLVHIGFIIAYILRFSLQPPMINFMPYYQLIPVITLSTILLFNIYGLYTISRKAYSDILFSLIISLILLQIITTASTFFTRQFAFPRSIFFIAFFIQLILLSIWRYFVQNIRKYVHGEKNIMIIGDDLTAEKLAKKLIISSKGWYDIRYILEPEKFLSNKEYVKEIDAVYICDKIHEEIKSVIISEAIKFKKHIFIVPNFKDILLTKSQFIQFDDVPTISIDYPMLTTEQKIIKRIGDVFLSLFGLIISSPIMLIISILVKLTSPGPVIYSQTRVTENEREFKVYKFRTMVKDAEKMTGPVLATDKDPRITKIGKILRATRLDELPQLLNVLKGDMSFVGPRPERPYFVRQFEEQYPPYRYRHNVKAGITGLAQVLGKYTTDADDKLRLDLIYIMNYSVWLDIKILLLTLKIALTKEASSGVKNDMTLEELLKSMDYNVYNEFGVTKLEK, encoded by the coding sequence TTGAGAATACATATAAATAAATTTTTCAAGTTAAGCAAGTTTTTTGTTTTTATAGTTGACCTGTTATTAGTACATATAGGTTTTATAATTGCATATATATTAAGGTTTAGCTTACAACCACCAATGATAAATTTTATGCCTTATTACCAATTAATACCAGTTATTACGCTATCAACGATTTTATTATTTAATATTTATGGGCTCTATACAATTTCGAGAAAAGCATATAGTGACATATTGTTTTCACTGATAATTTCTTTGATTTTATTACAGATAATAACAACAGCATCAACATTTTTTACAAGGCAATTTGCTTTTCCGAGAAGTATTTTTTTTATTGCTTTTTTTATACAGTTAATTTTGTTATCAATTTGGAGATATTTTGTTCAGAATATAAGGAAGTATGTTCATGGCGAGAAAAATATAATGATCATTGGCGATGATCTCACAGCAGAGAAATTAGCAAAAAAATTGATAATAAGTTCAAAAGGTTGGTATGATATAAGATACATATTAGAACCTGAAAAATTTCTAAGTAATAAGGAATATGTTAAAGAAATAGATGCAGTATATATTTGCGATAAAATACATGAGGAGATTAAGTCAGTTATTATTTCAGAAGCTATTAAATTTAAAAAACACATATTTATTGTGCCGAATTTTAAAGATATTCTTTTGACTAAATCGCAATTTATTCAATTTGATGATGTGCCGACCATTAGTATTGACTATCCGATGCTTACAACAGAACAGAAAATAATAAAGAGAATAGGCGATGTGTTTTTGTCTTTGTTTGGATTAATAATTTCGAGCCCAATTATGCTTATTATTTCTATATTAGTTAAATTAACGTCTCCAGGACCGGTAATATATAGCCAGACAAGGGTTACTGAAAATGAACGGGAGTTTAAAGTATATAAATTTAGGACTATGGTCAAAGATGCTGAAAAAATGACAGGTCCTGTTTTAGCTACTGATAAAGATCCTCGTATAACAAAAATAGGTAAAATATTGAGAGCAACAAGGCTTGATGAATTGCCGCAGCTACTAAATGTTTTAAAAGGTGATATGAGTTTTGTTGGTCCTAGACCAGAAAGGCCATATTTTGTAAGACAGTTTGAAGAGCAATATCCACCATATAGATATAGACATAACGTTAAAGCAGGTATTACCGGACTTGCACAAGTTTTAGGAAAGTATACTACAGATGCTGATGATAAACTGAGGTTAGATCTTATTTATATTATGAATTATTCAGTATGGTTAGATATAAAAATATTACTATTGACTTTGAAAATAGCATTGACGAAAGAGGCATCATCTGGAGTAAAAAATGATATGACTTTAGAAGAATTGCTGAAATCTATGGATTATAATGTGTATAACGAATTTGGAGTAACAAAACTGGAGAAATAG
- a CDS encoding SDR family oxidoreductase yields the protein MNILVTGGAGFIGSNIVDLLIDNGYDVAVVDNLSTGKKENINKKARFYNIDITDDDLYKVFEYEKIDIVIHHAAQIDIQRSINDPVFDAKVNIIGTINLLECCRKYDVKKIVYASSAAVYGDPEYLGVDEKHRVNPISYYGISKHTPEHYIKVYNELYGLKYTILRYANVYGIRQDPKGEGGVISIFIDKMLSGKNPVIFGDGNQTRDFIYVKDVAKANLLALEKGDNEIINISTNRSTTINELVEIMNKFMEKPLKPIYKEPRKGDILHSYLDNKKAKDVLRWKPDYSLEDGLKETIKYYRLKYASDEVAAIKEK from the coding sequence TTGAACATATTAGTTACAGGTGGAGCAGGTTTCATAGGATCAAATATAGTAGATCTTCTTATAGACAATGGATATGATGTCGCTGTAGTTGACAATTTGTCTACAGGCAAGAAAGAGAACATAAATAAAAAAGCCAGATTTTACAACATAGACATTACAGATGATGATTTATACAAGGTATTTGAATATGAAAAAATTGACATCGTAATACATCATGCGGCGCAGATAGATATACAGAGGTCTATAAATGATCCAGTTTTTGACGCAAAGGTGAATATTATAGGCACGATTAATTTGCTAGAGTGCTGTAGAAAATACGATGTTAAAAAGATTGTTTATGCATCTTCAGCGGCTGTATATGGAGATCCAGAGTATTTAGGTGTTGATGAAAAACACAGGGTTAATCCCATATCGTATTATGGCATATCAAAGCATACACCAGAGCATTACATAAAAGTGTACAATGAACTATACGGTTTAAAATATACGATATTAAGATATGCCAATGTATACGGCATAAGGCAGGATCCTAAAGGTGAGGGTGGAGTAATATCTATATTTATTGATAAGATGCTGAGTGGGAAAAATCCTGTGATATTTGGAGATGGCAATCAGACGAGAGATTTTATATATGTAAAAGATGTAGCAAAAGCAAACCTTTTAGCACTTGAAAAAGGCGACAACGAGATTATAAATATAAGCACAAACAGATCAACTACTATAAATGAGCTAGTTGAGATAATGAATAAATTCATGGAAAAACCATTAAAACCTATATATAAAGAGCCCAGAAAAGGCGATATATTACATAGCTATCTTGATAATAAAAAAGCAAAAGATGTGCTTAGATGGAAACCAGATTATTCATTAGAAGATGGGCTTAAAGAGACAATAAAATACTATAGACTAAAATATGCAAGCGATGAAGTGGCTGCTATAAAGGAAAAATAA
- a CDS encoding glycosyltransferase family 2 protein — translation MNKQIDFSIVIPTYNRSNLLKRAINSILNQTYNNGKIEIIIIDNNSEDDTRDMIEKYYSDIKYLCNKENRGPGYARNRGLVNSSYNWVLMLDDDDELVNGALNIIYDKLNSINNLDKYPVYNFACSNGFILKDFMILNFSDYVNNVIKGDFTPIFNKKMILSENLKYPDTIVGGESFLWYKIAYKYGIPTWSNVVCLLHDDAPIRLTRKESQIKFASEHALLQEQYINYFGDLYKKYNVDELHKRYFAASIYFLLSNNRQKARRYILINIKNKKYFMVSILLLIISYFPLNVIVFLYKIFR, via the coding sequence ATGAATAAACAAATTGATTTTTCAATAGTTATTCCGACGTATAACAGATCTAATTTGTTAAAACGTGCAATTAATTCAATATTGAATCAAACATATAACAATGGAAAGATTGAGATTATAATTATTGATAATAATTCTGAAGATGATACTAGAGACATGATTGAAAAATATTATTCTGATATCAAATATTTATGCAATAAAGAAAATAGGGGGCCAGGATATGCGAGAAATAGAGGATTAGTAAACTCAAGTTATAATTGGGTTTTAATGTTAGACGATGATGATGAATTAGTGAATGGTGCTTTAAATATAATTTATGATAAACTAAATAGTATAAATAATCTCGACAAATATCCGGTATATAATTTCGCTTGTTCGAATGGATTTATACTGAAAGATTTTATGATATTAAATTTTTCTGATTATGTTAATAATGTAATAAAAGGTGATTTTACACCCATATTTAACAAAAAAATGATATTATCAGAAAATCTAAAATATCCAGATACTATAGTTGGCGGAGAATCCTTTTTGTGGTATAAAATAGCATATAAATACGGAATACCAACATGGTCGAATGTTGTTTGTCTATTGCATGATGATGCTCCAATTAGATTAACAAGGAAAGAAAGTCAAATAAAGTTTGCGAGTGAACATGCCTTATTGCAAGAACAATACATCAACTATTTTGGCGATTTATATAAAAAATATAATGTTGATGAATTACATAAAAGGTATTTTGCAGCATCAATTTATTTCTTACTATCAAATAATAGGCAGAAAGCAAGGAGATATATTTTAATTAATATTAAAAATAAAAAGTATTTTATGGTGTCGATTTTATTGCTAATTATTTCTTATTTTCCTCTTAATGTTATTGTATTTTTATACAAGATATTTAGATAA
- a CDS encoding DUF4351 domain-containing protein, producing MNDWHSDFVTAIREELKDEKVEIKQEEYLSKEPLRIDVIIIKKEKDGKINKRVGQIFKRYNILEYKSPDDYISIDDYFKGLGYVYLYKSIMNAYDKSRKEVDDIKIDELTLTFVCSNLPKKLISFLAEHKIKLDNFDNGIYYIDNEWIPVQIIVLSELDNVEENYPLMVLSNNMYFRNAIEKVFSSINEAKEYDNKIRLIEAAFRIDPGIVSEVIKMYADRLSEEQRRYVINNLKEANFKIYTEEELKKSMEEGMEKGIEKGIENLVIRLLKKKFNDIPEKYLRLIENADEKTLLQLADNIFEINKIEDIEKYIVN from the coding sequence ATGAATGATTGGCACAGTGATTTTGTAACAGCCATAAGAGAAGAGCTAAAAGATGAAAAAGTTGAAATAAAACAAGAAGAATATTTATCAAAAGAGCCTTTAAGAATAGATGTCATAATAATAAAAAAAGAAAAAGATGGAAAAATAAACAAGAGAGTAGGACAAATATTTAAAAGATACAATATACTAGAGTACAAATCTCCAGATGATTATATATCAATAGATGATTATTTCAAAGGTTTAGGTTATGTATATCTATATAAATCAATAATGAATGCTTACGATAAATCACGAAAAGAAGTTGATGACATAAAGATAGATGAATTAACATTGACATTTGTATGTAGCAATCTTCCGAAAAAACTCATATCGTTTTTAGCAGAGCATAAAATCAAATTAGACAATTTTGATAATGGCATTTATTATATAGATAATGAATGGATACCGGTACAAATAATAGTATTGTCTGAGTTAGATAATGTAGAGGAAAATTATCCATTGATGGTTTTATCAAATAACATGTACTTTAGAAATGCAATAGAAAAAGTGTTCTCCAGTATAAATGAAGCAAAAGAATACGACAATAAAATAAGATTAATTGAAGCGGCATTTAGAATAGATCCAGGCATAGTTTCGGAGGTGATTAAGATGTATGCAGACAGATTAAGTGAAGAACAAAGGAGATATGTAATAAACAACTTAAAGGAAGCAAATTTCAAAATATATACTGAAGAAGAATTAAAAAAGAGTATGGAAGAGGGCATGGAAAAAGGTATAGAAAAAGGTATAGAAAATCTCGTTATAAGATTGTTGAAGAAAAAATTTAATGATATACCTGAAAAGTATTTAAGGTTAATCGAAAATGCGGATGAAAAAACATTGCTTCAATTAGCAGACAACATATTTGAAATTAATAAGATAGAAGATATAGAGAAATACATTGTAAATTAA